TATATCGATGACCGCCCGAAATCTGACCGGAAACGCATTTATATTGACTGGTATGAGAAGAAATTACCATATTCAGAGAAGACAGTCCCCTTCCCAAAACCCGTATATGAGAGCAATGTGGAAAAAGTACTGACTGGCAGTGATGCGGAAGAGTACGCCTTTGAAAGGATTACTTCAATATCGGGGGGTAACCTGGGCGTTGCAAAGAAATTATGGAGAAAATCAGTTAATGATAACCAGTTCAGGCTTTCCGGGATCTCATCGAGGGACTCTGATATCAGTCTGAACTATAATGAGTCCTATATTCTGCTGCTGATAATTACATGGGGCGCTTTATCTGAAAAGGAGATCACTGACATGACAGGAACAGAGGATTCTGTCGCAAAACTCTTTGAACTCACCCTGCACGGTATTATCTTCAATGAAGGCGGGAGATATTCGATAGATCCACTCAGATTTGTTCAGGCAAGGGACTACCTCAAAAGAATCAGGATGGTGTGGTAATTATGGCTGACAGCATAACTTCTGATATAAGCAATATATCCTTTGATAAATTTGACCCCGGACTTCTGATATCAATAGCATATATTCTGATACTTGCATGGGCGGTTGTGAAAATCTCAGGATTTCTGCTAATGCGACTTTCGGAGAGGGCGGGCCAGTACAGGATTGCAATAGCAATGATGATTCCGCTGCTAAAAATCATCGTCTATGCAGTCGCCCTCTACCTTGCAATAATACAGATAATAGGGCCGTCACTATCCCTTCTTGTCGCATTTTCCGGACTGTTTGGTGCTGCAATCGGTTTTGGTCTGAAGGATGTCTTTGCAGATATTCTGGGCGGGCTTGTGATTATATTTGAACGTCCTTTTAAGATCGGAGATAAGATCTCAGTCGGGGACAGTTATGGGGAAGTAACGGATATCGGCCTTAGGGCAACAAGAATTGTTACACCGGACGACTCTGAAGTCTCAATTCCAAACTTTTTCATCTTCGATAAAAGTGTCTCATCCGGAAATGCAGGCTCAATGGAGATGATGATTGTAAATGATATATACATCAGTTCTGATTCTGATATAGAGAAAGCAATGAGAATTATGAGAGATGCAGTAGTGTCGTCCAGATATGTATATATTACAAGTGACAGGCCATATACGATATTAACCAAAAATTACCCGTACTTTACAAGAATCAGGGCAAAAGCGTATGTAAATGATCTCAGGTATGAATTTGAGTTTATGTCAGATATGACAGTGCGTGCATGGAATGAGATGAAGAAAAACGGGATTAAGCCACCTTCTGTTTATGAACCAAAAACATATGCAGATGATGAAGTATCAGGCGGAATAATGGACAGTTTTTTAAACGTTAATGACAGTGTCAGCTTAAAAAGAGACTAAGATCCGGACAATGTAAGACATTCCGGATTAATATCCGGAATTCTGAAAATACATCTGAAAACTGTTCAGTATCTCTGCCCGCAATACCACGTAACTATCTTTTCCGGGAATATTACTCGGCATACCAGATATTTACATCCGCAGTTACCAGTTTATTGCCCTGATTCCAGAGTACAACATTTAAAGGTTCAGCTGAGAACTGTTCAATAACTTTGTAATTTACATCATCGTATCTTGCAATCGTCTCATATTCTCCGGTATTTGTCGCCATCTTAGTGTTAAATGCCTTAAGATTCTCATCATTTAAGAAGAGGACAGTTATCGGATGATTAGCCTTAACTTCAACCTTTAATTTGTCAAATCTCTGTCCGTGTGCACTCGGAGTATATGTAAAATAACCGCCTAGTGGATTTAATGTGTTTGTTCCCTCACGCCAGACAGTCCACTCAGTCTCCTGCACTGTCGGAATCTCCAATGTCGCCTGCGGGGTTGAAACCGCAGCAGGGACGGGGGTTGCCACCGTTGCCGGCACCGGCTGTGAAACCGTATCCGAACATCCGGCAGCCATAACAGCGACCATAAAAAGAGCTGTAATAAGAATAAATGCTTTTAAACCTGAATCCATAATAACACCTGTTGACTTACATT
The sequence above is a segment of the Methanoplanus limicola DSM 2279 genome. Coding sequences within it:
- a CDS encoding mechanosensitive ion channel family protein, producing the protein MADSITSDISNISFDKFDPGLLISIAYILILAWAVVKISGFLLMRLSERAGQYRIAIAMMIPLLKIIVYAVALYLAIIQIIGPSLSLLVAFSGLFGAAIGFGLKDVFADILGGLVIIFERPFKIGDKISVGDSYGEVTDIGLRATRIVTPDDSEVSIPNFFIFDKSVSSGNAGSMEMMIVNDIYISSDSDIEKAMRIMRDAVVSSRYVYITSDRPYTILTKNYPYFTRIRAKAYVNDLRYEFEFMSDMTVRAWNEMKKNGIKPPSVYEPKTYADDEVSGGIMDSFLNVNDSVSLKRD